One stretch of Ammospiza nelsoni isolate bAmmNel1 chromosome 21, bAmmNel1.pri, whole genome shotgun sequence DNA includes these proteins:
- the YPEL2 gene encoding protein yippee-like 2 has translation MVKMTRSKTFQAYLPSCHRTYSCIHCRAHLANHDELISKSFQGSQGRAYLFNSVVNVGCGPAEERVLLTGLHAVADIYCENCKTTLGWKYEHAFESSQKYKEGKYIIELAHMIKDNGWD, from the exons ATGGTGAAGATGACGAGGTCCAAGACTTTCCAGGCATATCTGCCTTCCTGCCACAGGACCTACAGCTGCATCCACTGCAGGGCTCACCTGGCCAACCACGATGAGCTCATCTCCAAG TCCTTCCAGGGCAGCCAAGGACGAGCTTACCTCTTCAACTCCGT AGTGAACGTGGGCTGTGGCCCTGCAGAGGAGCGGGTGTTGTTAACAGGACTGCACGCCGTGGCAGATATTTACTGTGAAAACTGCAAAACCACGCTGGGCTGGAAATAT GAACACGCTTTTGAAAGCAGCCAGAAGTATAAAGAAGGCAAATACATCATTGAACTAGCTCACATGATCAAGGACAACGGCTGGgactga